A stretch of the Camelina sativa cultivar DH55 unplaced genomic scaffold, Cs unpScaffold00382, whole genome shotgun sequence genome encodes the following:
- the LOC109131524 gene encoding auxin-responsive protein SAUR15-like: protein MAFLRSLFATKQIIRRSFTMESSSTPKGFFAVYVGENLKKKRYLVPVCFLNKPSFQALLRKAEEEFGFDHPTGGLSLPCDEAFFFTVTSQIR, encoded by the coding sequence ATGGCATTCTTGAGAAGTTTATTTGCTACCAAGCAAATCATTCGCCGGTCTTTTACTATggaatcatcatcaacaccCAAAGGGTTCTTCGCTGTGTATGTTGGAgaaaatctgaagaagaagagatatctTGTTCCGGTTTGTTTCTTGAACAAGCCATCTTTCCAAGCTTTGCTTaggaaagcagaagaagagttCGGTTTTGATCATCCAACCGGAGGTTTAAGTCTACCATGCGACgaagctttcttcttcactgtcACTTCTCAAATTCGTTGA